The proteins below come from a single Gammaproteobacteria bacterium genomic window:
- the rocD gene encoding ornithine--oxo-acid transaminase produces MNKTPNQTIALEDQYCAHNYHPLPVVLTRGEGVHVWDDAGNKYLDMMSAYSAVSHGHAHPRLVKALTEQAAQLAICSRAFHSDKLGPFLERLCGLTGMDMALPMNTGAEAVETALKAARKWAYKVKGVAADKAEIIACTGNFHGRTIAIVSMSSDAQYKDGFGPFPGGMKLIPYGDADALEQAITPNTAAFLVEPIQGEAGIVVPPAGFLKKAAEICRKHKVLFIADEIQTGLGRTGKLLACEHEGVKPDGLILGKALGGGLLPVSAFLARKDVMEVFHPGDHGSTFGGNPLAAAVGLAALDVIAEEKLAECSAELGTYLLDKLSGLKSPLIKGLRGKGLFVGIEIDPSQARAREVCERLMAQGILSKETHETVVRLAPPLVITREEIDWAVERIALVLKEMALKAAS; encoded by the coding sequence ATGAACAAGACCCCCAATCAAACCATCGCGCTCGAAGACCAGTACTGCGCCCACAACTATCACCCGCTGCCGGTGGTGCTCACGCGCGGTGAGGGCGTGCACGTGTGGGACGACGCGGGCAACAAGTACCTGGACATGATGAGCGCCTACTCCGCCGTGAGCCACGGCCATGCGCACCCGCGCCTCGTCAAGGCGCTGACGGAGCAGGCGGCGCAGCTCGCCATCTGCTCGCGCGCCTTCCACAGCGACAAGCTCGGGCCGTTCCTGGAGCGCCTGTGCGGCCTCACCGGCATGGACATGGCGCTACCCATGAACACCGGTGCCGAGGCGGTGGAGACCGCACTCAAGGCCGCGCGCAAGTGGGCCTACAAGGTGAAGGGCGTGGCGGCGGACAAGGCCGAGATCATCGCCTGCACCGGCAACTTCCACGGCCGCACCATCGCGATCGTCTCCATGTCGAGCGACGCGCAGTACAAGGACGGCTTCGGCCCCTTCCCCGGCGGCATGAAGCTCATCCCCTACGGCGACGCGGATGCGCTGGAGCAGGCCATCACCCCCAACACCGCAGCGTTCCTGGTGGAGCCGATCCAGGGCGAGGCCGGCATCGTGGTGCCACCCGCCGGATTCCTGAAGAAAGCTGCCGAGATCTGCAGGAAGCACAAGGTCCTGTTCATCGCCGACGAGATCCAGACCGGCCTCGGCCGCACCGGCAAGCTCCTGGCCTGCGAGCACGAGGGCGTGAAGCCGGACGGCCTGATCCTGGGCAAGGCGCTCGGCGGCGGCTTGTTGCCCGTATCAGCGTTCCTGGCGCGCAAGGACGTGATGGAAGTGTTCCACCCGGGCGACCACGGCAGCACCTTCGGCGGCAACCCGCTGGCGGCGGCGGTGGGACTCGCGGCGCTGGACGTGATCGCGGAGGAGAAGCTCGCGGAGTGCTCCGCCGAGCTCGGCACCTATCTCTTGGACAAGCTCTCGGGCTTGAAGAGCCCCCTCATCAAGGGCCTGCGCGGCAAGGGACTTTTCGTAGGTATCGAGATCGACCCGAGCCAGGCCCGCGCCCGTGAGGTCTGCGAGCGGCTCATGGCCCAGGGCATCCTCAGCAAGGAGACCCACGAGACCGTGGTGCGCCTCGCGCCGCCCTTGGTCATCACCCGCGAGGAGATCGACTGGGCGGTGGAGCGCATCGCGCTTGTGCTGAAGGAGATGGCCCTCAAGGCCGCATCCTGA
- a CDS encoding DUF4870 domain-containing protein has protein sequence MSSDNGRTLVIVAYVLHLVGAVSGILSIVALIVNYVVRDDHGELMASHHNWMIRTFWITVLAYVACFVLIITIIGIPLAWLLGISAWLWYIYRHIKGLIDLSSDKPMSATAWV, from the coding sequence ATGAGCTCTGACAACGGCCGTACCCTGGTCATCGTCGCTTACGTGCTGCACCTCGTCGGCGCGGTCAGCGGCATCCTCAGCATCGTGGCGCTGATCGTGAACTACGTGGTGCGTGACGACCACGGCGAGCTCATGGCCAGCCACCACAACTGGATGATCCGCACCTTCTGGATCACGGTGCTGGCCTACGTGGCCTGCTTCGTGCTGATCATCACCATCATCGGCATCCCGCTGGCCTGGCTGCTCGGCATCAGCGCCTGGCTCTGGTACATCTACCGGCACATCAAGGGCCTCATCGACCTCTCGTCCGACAAGCCCATGTCCGCGACAGCCTGGGTCTGA
- a CDS encoding alanyl-tRNA editing protein, which produces MTELLFRDDAYAAGFEAVVTGAVPGRVVLDRTLFYPEGGGQPGDTGVLVLPDGRELKVADTRKGEQAGEVAHLLGDAAAEIPAGTRLAGRIDWERRHRLMRMHTCLHLLSAVIVAPVTGGAVGDGYGRLDFDLPQSPDQAEVQEKLNALIKRDAPVSFRWITDAELDAQPELVKTLSVQPPRGAGKVRLVQVEGIDLQPCGGTHVRNIGEIGEVLIAKIEKKGKQNRRVRLEFPATIS; this is translated from the coding sequence ATGACCGAGCTCCTGTTCCGGGACGACGCCTATGCCGCCGGCTTCGAGGCCGTGGTGACCGGCGCCGTACCGGGACGGGTGGTCTTGGACCGCACGCTCTTCTATCCGGAGGGCGGCGGCCAACCCGGAGACACGGGCGTGCTCGTGCTCCCGGATGGGCGCGAGCTTAAGGTAGCGGACACCCGCAAGGGCGAGCAGGCTGGCGAAGTGGCCCATCTCCTCGGCGACGCGGCCGCCGAGATCCCGGCGGGCACGCGCCTCGCGGGCCGCATAGATTGGGAGCGGCGGCACCGGCTGATGCGCATGCATACCTGCCTGCACCTCCTGTCGGCGGTGATCGTGGCGCCGGTCACGGGCGGCGCCGTCGGGGACGGCTACGGCCGCCTGGACTTCGACCTGCCGCAGAGCCCTGACCAGGCCGAGGTGCAGGAGAAGCTGAACGCCCTCATCAAGCGGGATGCCCCGGTGTCCTTCCGCTGGATCACCGACGCGGAGCTGGACGCGCAGCCCGAGCTGGTCAAGACCCTGTCGGTGCAGCCGCCCCGGGGCGCCGGCAAGGTGCGCCTGGTGCAGGTGGAGGGCATCGACCTGCAGCCCTGCGGCGGCACCCACGTGCGCAATATCGGCGAGATCGGCGAGGTGCTCATCGCCAAGATCGAGAAGAAGGGTAAGCAGAACCGCCGGGTGAGGCTCGAATTCCCGGCTACAATCAGCTAG